In Oryza brachyantha chromosome 1, ObraRS2, whole genome shotgun sequence, the following are encoded in one genomic region:
- the LOC102706619 gene encoding probable glutathione S-transferase GSTF1 isoform X1 — MSPVKVFGSPPFTNVARVLLCLEEVGAEYEIVDVDFGAMEHKGPDHLSRNPFGQVPAFQDGDLMLFQSRAICRYILRKHRSSDEANLLREGVPEEAAAVDAWLDVEALRYEPDVHAVFVQHRVVPVLGGEPDERVIAESVARLEETLAVYEARLAKRRYLAGDGVSLADLSHFPYTRYFMEMPYAAPVFAAYPRVTAWWERLSARPAVRKVASMMAGGSAGGSG, encoded by the exons ATGTCGCCGGTGAAGGTGTTCGGCTCGCCGCCGTTCACGAACGTGGCGCGCGTGCTGCTGTGTCTGGAGGAGGTCGGCGCCGAGTACGAGATCGTCGATGTCGACTTCGGTGCCATGGAGCACAAGGGCCCCGACCACCTCTCCCGAAAC CCATTCGGCCAAGTTCCGGCGTTCCAGGATGGAGACCTGATGCTCTTCC AGTCGCGTGCGATTTGCCGGTACATACTGCGGAAGCACAGGTCCAGCGACGAGGCCAACCTGCTGCGGGAAGGCGTGCCggaggaggcagcggcggtggacgCCTGGCTGGACGTGGAGGCGCTCCGGTACGAGCCCGACGTGCACGCCGTGTTCGTCCAGCACCGCGTCGTCCCGGTGCTGGGCGGGGAGCCCGACGAGCGGGTCATCGCCGAGAGCGTCGCGCGGCTGGAGGAGACGCTCGCCGTGTACGAGGCGCGGCTGGCCAAGCGCAGgtacctcgccggcgacggggtcAGCCTCGCCGACCTGAGCCACTTCCCGTACACGCGCTACTTCATGGAGATGCCGTACGCGGCGCCGGTGTTCGCCGCCTACCCTCGCGTGACGGCGTGGTGGGAGCGCCTTTCGGCCAGGCCGGCGGTCAGGAAGGTGGCCTCCATGATGGCCGGAGGCAGCGCCGGCGGCTCTGGCTGA
- the LOC102706619 gene encoding probable glutathione S-transferase GSTF1 isoform X3, with the protein MSTSVPWSTRAPTTSPETQPFGQVPAFQDGDLMLFQSRAICRYILRKHRSSDEANLLREGVPEEAAAVDAWLDVEALRYEPDVHAVFVQHRVVPVLGGEPDERVIAESVARLEETLAVYEARLAKRRYLAGDGVSLADLSHFPYTRYFMEMPYAAPVFAAYPRVTAWWERLSARPAVRKVASMMAGGSAGGSG; encoded by the exons ATGTCGACTTCGGTGCCATGGAGCACAAGGGCCCCGACCACCTCTCCCGAAAC TCAGCCATTCGGCCAAGTTCCGGCGTTCCAGGATGGAGACCTGATGCTCTTCC AGTCGCGTGCGATTTGCCGGTACATACTGCGGAAGCACAGGTCCAGCGACGAGGCCAACCTGCTGCGGGAAGGCGTGCCggaggaggcagcggcggtggacgCCTGGCTGGACGTGGAGGCGCTCCGGTACGAGCCCGACGTGCACGCCGTGTTCGTCCAGCACCGCGTCGTCCCGGTGCTGGGCGGGGAGCCCGACGAGCGGGTCATCGCCGAGAGCGTCGCGCGGCTGGAGGAGACGCTCGCCGTGTACGAGGCGCGGCTGGCCAAGCGCAGgtacctcgccggcgacggggtcAGCCTCGCCGACCTGAGCCACTTCCCGTACACGCGCTACTTCATGGAGATGCCGTACGCGGCGCCGGTGTTCGCCGCCTACCCTCGCGTGACGGCGTGGTGGGAGCGCCTTTCGGCCAGGCCGGCGGTCAGGAAGGTGGCCTCCATGATGGCCGGAGGCAGCGCCGGCGGCTCTGGCTGA
- the LOC102706619 gene encoding probable glutathione S-transferase GSTF1 isoform X2: MSPVKVFGSPPFTNVARVLLCLEEVGAEYEIVDVDFGAMEHKGPDHLSRNSAIRPSSGVPGWRPDALPSSDEANLLREGVPEEAAAVDAWLDVEALRYEPDVHAVFVQHRVVPVLGGEPDERVIAESVARLEETLAVYEARLAKRRYLAGDGVSLADLSHFPYTRYFMEMPYAAPVFAAYPRVTAWWERLSARPAVRKVASMMAGGSAGGSG, encoded by the exons ATGTCGCCGGTGAAGGTGTTCGGCTCGCCGCCGTTCACGAACGTGGCGCGCGTGCTGCTGTGTCTGGAGGAGGTCGGCGCCGAGTACGAGATCGTCGATGTCGACTTCGGTGCCATGGAGCACAAGGGCCCCGACCACCTCTCCCGAAAC TCAGCCATTCGGCCAAGTTCCGGCGTTCCAGGATGGAGACCTGATGCTCTTCC GTCCAGCGACGAGGCCAACCTGCTGCGGGAAGGCGTGCCggaggaggcagcggcggtggacgCCTGGCTGGACGTGGAGGCGCTCCGGTACGAGCCCGACGTGCACGCCGTGTTCGTCCAGCACCGCGTCGTCCCGGTGCTGGGCGGGGAGCCCGACGAGCGGGTCATCGCCGAGAGCGTCGCGCGGCTGGAGGAGACGCTCGCCGTGTACGAGGCGCGGCTGGCCAAGCGCAGgtacctcgccggcgacggggtcAGCCTCGCCGACCTGAGCCACTTCCCGTACACGCGCTACTTCATGGAGATGCCGTACGCGGCGCCGGTGTTCGCCGCCTACCCTCGCGTGACGGCGTGGTGGGAGCGCCTTTCGGCCAGGCCGGCGGTCAGGAAGGTGGCCTCCATGATGGCCGGAGGCAGCGCCGGCGGCTCTGGCTGA
- the LOC102706901 gene encoding leucoanthocyanidin dioxygenase 1-like yields the protein MTTEVELRVESLSLSGLSAIPPEYVRPEAERAGLGDAIELAARAASEDPARIPVVDIAAFDGDDPDSKRACVEAVRAAAEEWGVMHVAGHGIPDDVIDRLRAAGEAFFALPVAEKEKYANDPAAGRLQGYGSKLAANASGQREWEDYLFHLVHPDHLADHSVWPANPPEYVPVTSDFSARVRELASKLLAILSLGLGLPEETLERRLRSGQEQDEDDDLLLQFKINYYPKCPQPDLAVGVEAHTDVSALSFILHNGVPGLQVHHAGRWVTARTEPGTIVVHVGDALEILANGRYTSVLHRGLVSREAVRVSWVVFCEPPPESVVLEPVPELLLLADGADKPLFAPRTFKQHVQRKVFKMQQDRQQDAGVAAA from the coding sequence ATGACGACGGAGGTGGAGCTGAGAGTGGAGTCCCTCAGCCTGAGCGGCCTGTCCGCCATCCCGCCGGAGTACGTCCGCCCGGAGGCGGAGCGCGCCGGCCTCGGCGACGCCATCGAGCTCGCGGCCCGGGCCGCTTCCGAGGACCCCGCCCGCATCCCGGTCGTCGACATCGCCGCGTTCGACGGAGACGACCCGGACTCGAAGCGCGCGTGCGTCGAGGCggtgcgcgcggcggccgaggagTGGGGCGTCATGCACGTCGCCGGCCACGGCATCCCCGACGACGTGATCGACCGCCTgcgcgcggcgggggaggcgtTCTTCGCGCTTCCCGTCGCGGAGAAGGAGAAGTACGCCAAcgacccggcggcggggcggctgCAGGGGTACGGCAGCAAGCTCGCCGCCAACGCCAGCGGGCAGAGGGAGTGGGAGGACTACCTGTTCCACCTCGTCCACCCCGACCACCTCGCCGACCACTCCGTCTGGCCGGCTAACCCGCCGGAGTACGTGCCCGTGACGAGCGACTTCAGCGCCCGCGTCCGGGAACTCGCTTCCAAGCTGCTCGCCATCCTCTCCCTCGGCCTCGGCCTGCCGGAAGAGACGCTGGAGCGGCGTCTCCGGTCAGGACAGGAGCAGGACGAGGATGACGACCTGCTCCTCCAGTTCAAGATCAACTACTACCCCAAGTGCCCGCAGCCtgacctcgccgtcggcgtcgaggCCCACACCGACGTCAGCGCGCTCTCCTTCATCCTCCACAACGGCGTGCCGGGCCTGCAGGTGCACCACGCCGGCCGCTGGGTCACCGCGCGCACCGAGCCTGGCACCATCGTCGTCCACGTCGGCGACGCCCTGGAGATCCTCGCGAACGGCCGCTAcaccagcgtgctccaccgcGGCCTCGTCAGCCGCGAGGCGGTGCGCGTGTCCTGGGTCGTCTTCTGCGAGCCCCCGCCGGAGTCCGTGGTGCTGGAGCCGGTGCCGGAGCTACTGCTgctcgccgacggcgccgacaAGCCGCTCTTCGCGCCACGCACCTTCAAGCAGCACGTCCAGCGCAAGGTGTTCAAGATGCAGCAGGACCGGCAGCAAGACGCCGGCGTTGCAGCTGCATAA